A single uncultured Methanobrevibacter sp. DNA region contains:
- a CDS encoding alanine--glyoxylate aminotransferase family protein — protein sequence MLNFALGPVMSSDLILEVGSRQTPYFRTPEFSKVNLENEQLMKELLQASDDSRAIFLTGSGTSGMEATVMNVLNEDDKVLIVNGGGFGQRFVDLCNLHNIDCDDIKLEFGHCLTREKLFEYDGKDYTAFIVNICETSSGVYYDINLISEFCKKNNLLLIVDAVSSFLADDLNMVEHDVDVVITGSQKALACPPGIAIIVLSEDAIKRVEKNTCKSMYFDFEDMLINGIRGQTPYTPAITIILQLNARLNQLKNDGGIEAEIQRISDLAEDFRSKITEFPFVVKSNCLSNAVTTVHSKEKIEANIVEILKNEYDIWVSTARDDLSKTMLFRVGHMGDLTPKDNDTLIEALRDIQKRGLF from the coding sequence ATGTTAAATTTTGCATTAGGACCTGTAATGAGTAGTGACTTAATTTTAGAAGTTGGCTCTAGACAAACTCCCTATTTCAGAACTCCTGAGTTTTCCAAAGTAAATCTCGAAAATGAGCAATTGATGAAGGAGCTTCTTCAAGCTAGTGATGATTCAAGAGCAATCTTTTTAACTGGATCTGGAACTTCTGGTATGGAAGCTACTGTTATGAATGTATTAAATGAAGATGATAAAGTTTTAATAGTCAATGGTGGAGGTTTCGGTCAAAGATTTGTTGACTTATGCAACCTACACAATATCGACTGTGATGATATCAAATTAGAATTCGGGCATTGTTTAACTCGTGAAAAGTTATTTGAATATGACGGTAAAGATTATACTGCATTTATAGTAAATATCTGTGAAACCAGTTCTGGAGTCTATTATGACATTAACTTAATCAGCGAATTCTGTAAAAAAAATAATCTATTATTAATTGTCGATGCGGTCAGTTCATTTTTAGCTGATGATTTAAACATGGTCGAACATGACGTTGATGTTGTAATAACCGGTTCTCAAAAAGCTTTGGCATGCCCTCCTGGAATTGCTATTATTGTATTGTCTGAAGATGCAATTAAACGTGTAGAAAAGAATACCTGTAAATCCATGTATTTTGATTTTGAAGACATGCTAATAAACGGTATTAGAGGTCAAACCCCTTATACACCAGCAATCACAATCATATTGCAGCTTAATGCTAGATTGAATCAACTTAAAAATGATGGTGGCATTGAAGCTGAAATACAAAGAATATCTGATTTAGCAGAGGACTTTAGAAGCAAAATTACTGAATTTCCATTTGTAGTAAAATCAAATTGTTTATCCAATGCAGTAACAACAGTTCACTCCAAAGAAAAAATTGAAGCCAATATTGTTGAAATATTAAAAAATGAGTATGATATATGGGTTAGTACTGCAAGAGATGATTTATCCAAGACCATGTTATTCAGAGTAGGTCATATGGGAGACTTGACTCCAAAAGACAATGATACATTAATAGAAGCACTTAGAGATATACAAAAAAGAGGATTATTTTAA